One stretch of Schlesneria sp. DSM 10557 DNA includes these proteins:
- the cas8c gene encoding type I-C CRISPR-associated protein Cas8c/Csd1, which yields MILQALNSYYERLAAEPDSDIAPAGFSRQKISYAVVLDPDGSLHGIEDLRTGDGKKKVAASLLVCGDSKPPGAGVNPCFLWDNPAYMLGYKPDDPKPERTRQAFEAFRQRHLELEQTIQDPQFSAVCRFLEKWDPAQSVEHPGLVEIGTGFGLFRIRGKSQFVHEVDSVRQWWRDQLQQATTSTEAELGQCLVTGRKAPIARLHDPKIKGVSGAQSSGAAIVSFNLDAFESYGKEQSRNAPVSETAAFQYCTALNSLLADRSRRVQIGDATTVFWTEKPTPMENIFGLVLGNPPPEDEGLLNKLQNILHLIAQGKYPAELGDKETPFYILGLSPNAARISVRFWRVSSLGEIVANLQQHFVDLSLQHRESEPDFISPWQILRETVRDSKDIPPQLSGALMRSILSGQAYPQMLLAALIRRVRADRELRYLRVAPIKACLNRQFRLNSSPTQEIAMTLDPNREDVAYCLGRLFAELEKTQEDALPGINDTIKDRYFGSASATPAAVFPRLIRLSQHHLGKLEKGKRLFHEKRFQEIVGKLQKFPGHLNLQDQGLFAIGYYHQRQDFFIRKEKAEPDALSAVN from the coding sequence ATGATTCTTCAAGCACTCAATAGCTACTACGAACGATTGGCCGCTGAGCCCGATTCCGATATCGCGCCCGCAGGATTCAGCCGACAGAAAATCTCCTACGCGGTGGTTCTCGATCCGGATGGGTCGTTGCACGGGATCGAGGATCTCAGGACCGGTGACGGCAAGAAAAAGGTCGCTGCCTCGCTGCTCGTGTGTGGCGATTCAAAGCCGCCTGGGGCTGGTGTCAATCCCTGTTTTCTGTGGGACAATCCCGCCTACATGTTGGGCTACAAGCCTGACGACCCCAAGCCGGAACGAACTCGCCAGGCGTTCGAAGCATTCCGCCAGCGTCACCTTGAATTAGAGCAGACGATTCAAGATCCGCAGTTCAGTGCCGTCTGCCGCTTTCTCGAAAAGTGGGATCCTGCACAGTCTGTCGAACATCCCGGTCTAGTCGAGATCGGGACTGGATTTGGCCTCTTTCGCATCCGGGGGAAAAGTCAGTTCGTACACGAAGTCGACTCCGTTCGGCAATGGTGGCGGGACCAACTCCAGCAGGCGACCACGTCTACAGAAGCGGAACTGGGACAGTGTCTGGTGACCGGTCGAAAAGCTCCGATCGCTCGACTGCATGATCCCAAGATTAAGGGGGTCTCCGGCGCTCAGTCTTCCGGCGCCGCAATCGTCTCATTCAATCTGGACGCTTTTGAATCCTATGGGAAGGAGCAATCACGAAATGCCCCGGTGAGCGAAACGGCTGCCTTTCAATACTGCACCGCACTCAACAGTCTGCTGGCCGATCGAAGTCGACGAGTCCAGATCGGGGACGCCACGACCGTCTTCTGGACCGAAAAGCCCACACCCATGGAGAATATCTTCGGGTTGGTACTGGGCAATCCCCCACCAGAAGACGAGGGACTGCTGAACAAACTGCAGAACATTCTGCATCTGATCGCCCAGGGAAAGTATCCGGCGGAACTCGGAGACAAAGAGACTCCGTTTTATATTCTCGGGCTTTCACCCAACGCAGCCCGCATCTCGGTCCGGTTCTGGCGAGTCAGCTCACTCGGTGAGATTGTCGCCAACCTTCAGCAACACTTCGTCGACCTTTCGCTGCAGCATCGAGAGAGCGAGCCCGACTTTATCAGCCCCTGGCAGATCCTGCGCGAGACTGTTCGCGACTCAAAGGACATTCCACCCCAATTGAGCGGTGCGCTGATGAGATCGATTCTCAGCGGTCAAGCTTACCCCCAGATGTTGCTTGCCGCTTTGATTCGTCGGGTCCGTGCTGACCGTGAGTTGAGGTATCTGCGGGTCGCCCCGATCAAAGCCTGTCTCAATCGCCAGTTTCGCTTGAATTCATCACCTACTCAGGAGATTGCCATGACGCTGGATCCGAATCGCGAGGACGTCGCCTACTGTCTGGGACGCCTGTTCGCAGAACTGGAAAAAACGCAGGAGGATGCACTTCCTGGAATTAACGACACGATCAAGGATCGCTACTTCGGGTCTGCGTCTGCAACCCCTGCCGCAGTCTTCCCCCGGCTGATTCGTCTCAGCCAGCACCACCTTGGCAAGCTGGAAAAGGGAAAGCGGCTCTTTCACGAAAAGCGATTTCAGGAAATTGTCGGCAAGTTGCAAAAGTTTCCCGGCCATCTGAATCTGCAGGATCAGGGGCTGTTCGCCATTGGCTATTACCACCAGCGACAGGATTTTTTCATCCGCAAAGAGAAGGCAGAGCCGGATGCCCTCTCTGCTGTCAACTGA
- the cas7c gene encoding type I-C CRISPR-associated protein Cas7/Csd2, protein MKSRYDFVYLFDVKDGNPNGDPDAGNLPRVDAETGQGLVTDVCLKRKIRNFVGLVKQEQPPYEIYVKEKAILNNQHDRAYKALEIDPKKRTARGKEKAEEDRNLTAWMCQNFFDIRSFGAVMTTEVNCGQVRGPVQFAMGRSVEPVVAMEHAVTRCAVTTEREAEKQDGGNRTMGRKFTIPYGLYRVHGFINPHLAIQTGFNQNGEDLDLFWTALLQMFETDRSASRGEMSPQGLIVFEHESPLGNSPANKLFERVRVSRKPTADGDAVPARSFADYVVSVDESSLPEGITVHRKL, encoded by the coding sequence ATGAAATCGCGCTACGACTTTGTTTATCTCTTCGATGTCAAAGACGGCAATCCGAATGGCGATCCTGATGCCGGAAATCTGCCTCGCGTGGACGCAGAAACCGGCCAGGGACTGGTCACCGATGTCTGCCTCAAACGAAAGATCCGCAATTTTGTCGGGCTGGTCAAACAGGAACAGCCCCCCTACGAGATCTATGTCAAAGAAAAGGCGATTCTGAATAACCAGCATGACCGAGCCTACAAGGCACTGGAGATTGATCCCAAAAAACGGACCGCGAGAGGGAAGGAAAAGGCCGAAGAAGATCGCAATCTGACGGCGTGGATGTGCCAGAACTTTTTCGATATCCGCAGTTTTGGTGCTGTCATGACGACCGAAGTCAATTGCGGACAGGTTCGCGGACCCGTCCAGTTCGCCATGGGACGTAGTGTGGAACCGGTCGTCGCGATGGAACATGCCGTGACCCGTTGCGCGGTGACGACAGAACGGGAAGCTGAGAAGCAGGATGGGGGAAACCGTACGATGGGGCGGAAATTCACCATCCCTTACGGGCTTTATCGCGTTCATGGATTCATCAATCCGCATCTGGCGATCCAGACCGGTTTCAATCAGAACGGCGAGGATCTGGACCTGTTCTGGACCGCCTTGCTGCAGATGTTTGAAACGGACCGCTCCGCTTCGCGCGGGGAGATGTCACCGCAGGGGCTGATCGTCTTCGAGCACGAAAGTCCGCTCGGAAATTCACCCGCAAATAAGCTCTTTGAGCGGGTGCGTGTCAGCCGAAAGCCGACTGCCGACGGGGATGCCGTTCCGGCCCGGTCATTCGCTGACTACGTCGTCAGCGTTGACGAGTCCAGTCTTCCTGAGGGGATCACGGTGCATCGAAAGCTCTAA
- the cas5c gene encoding type I-C CRISPR-associated protein Cas5c — MSPIRLKVWADYACFTRPEMKVERVSYDVITPSAARGVLEAIYWKPQVRWVVERLHVLKPIRFTNLRRNEVSSKASASNARQAMAGRSTEPLSLFIEETRQQRAATILTDVAYAIEARFEILDPSDPIEKHYNIFKRRAERGQYFHHPYLGCREFPCDFEWIDGSIPTSPLTGEQDLGYLLHDIEFRPATGKTSDTICGHTGERRDTLPHFFRARMHDGVIDVPPLQPALQEVHS, encoded by the coding sequence ATGTCGCCAATTCGCTTGAAAGTTTGGGCGGACTACGCCTGCTTCACTCGCCCGGAAATGAAGGTCGAGCGTGTCAGCTACGACGTTATTACTCCGTCCGCTGCGCGGGGGGTGCTGGAAGCGATCTACTGGAAGCCGCAGGTCCGGTGGGTTGTCGAGCGGCTGCACGTCTTGAAGCCGATTCGCTTCACCAATCTGCGCCGAAATGAAGTTTCCTCCAAGGCGTCGGCATCCAATGCCCGACAGGCCATGGCGGGAAGGTCGACCGAGCCACTGTCGCTCTTTATCGAAGAGACGCGGCAACAACGTGCCGCGACCATCCTCACGGATGTGGCGTATGCCATCGAAGCGCGGTTTGAAATCCTGGATCCCAGCGATCCCATCGAAAAGCACTACAACATCTTCAAACGCCGGGCCGAACGAGGCCAGTATTTCCACCACCCCTATCTGGGATGCCGCGAGTTTCCCTGTGACTTCGAGTGGATCGATGGCTCAATTCCCACGTCCCCCCTCACAGGTGAACAAGACCTGGGCTACCTCCTGCACGATATCGAGTTTCGACCTGCCACCGGGAAGACGTCGGACACGATCTGTGGCCATACCGGTGAGCGGCGTGACACCCTGCCCCACTTCTTTCGTGCCCGCATGCACGACGGTGTCATCGACGTTCCTCCCCTTCAACCGGCGCTGCAGGAGGTGCATTCATGA
- a CDS encoding GntR family transcriptional regulator — protein sequence MPSLRQCMSDKIRNALTSRIFDGSLKAGERLVELEIAREFDTSQTPVREALRELESLQLVESIPYRGTRVREICDREMIEAYTVRGVLEQLAAELAAPRLAGNVSSLRTSLALIHDAARTGDIEAYARHNIEFHRTIVLASDNQVLIQSWERLAFEARVRLHLHRRHEPSLVDRAREHDGPVDALERGDGVTAGRLLREHAESCKQRWCDRVAGSAASQQTGTTELTPVTASCLS from the coding sequence ATGCCTTCCCTGCGCCAATGCATGAGTGACAAGATCAGAAACGCACTGACCTCCAGGATCTTCGATGGAAGCTTGAAGGCAGGGGAGCGGCTGGTTGAGTTAGAAATTGCACGGGAATTTGACACCAGTCAGACTCCCGTCCGGGAAGCCTTGCGGGAACTCGAATCGCTGCAGCTCGTGGAATCGATTCCCTACCGCGGAACTCGCGTTCGGGAAATTTGTGATCGGGAGATGATCGAGGCGTATACCGTGCGGGGCGTACTGGAGCAACTCGCTGCTGAGCTGGCTGCACCGCGACTGGCCGGGAATGTTTCCTCTTTGCGGACGTCCCTGGCGCTGATTCACGATGCAGCCCGAACGGGAGACATCGAGGCGTATGCTCGCCACAACATTGAGTTTCATCGAACCATCGTCCTGGCATCAGACAATCAGGTGCTGATTCAGTCCTGGGAACGACTCGCATTTGAAGCTCGGGTCAGACTTCATCTGCATCGTCGTCATGAGCCAAGTTTAGTTGATCGGGCGCGCGAACATGATGGCCCGGTCGATGCTCTGGAACGGGGTGACGGAGTCACTGCCGGTCGTTTGCTGCGAGAGCACGCAGAGTCGTGTAAGCAGCGCTGGTGTGATCGAGTCGCTGGTTCGGCTGCTTCGCAGCAGACCGGTACGACGGAATTGACGCCCGTCACTGCCAGTTGTTTGTCCTGA
- a CDS encoding DUF4269 domain-containing protein: MRVHYEQILADLDLLAKLAEFRPMVIGTPPLGIMVTSSDIDVACEAADLDHFRDRVLTEFQQLPAFAVRSLSIGQQPTCIANFEYRGWPIELFCQQIPVQRQAGVRHFLIEQRLLRLHPELRPLIQQAPDKGQKTEPAFAQALGLTGDPYESLLLLEDLSDEQLAAWIITNGR, encoded by the coding sequence ATGCGAGTTCACTACGAACAAATTCTGGCCGATCTGGACTTGCTGGCGAAACTGGCGGAATTCCGGCCCATGGTAATCGGCACCCCGCCTCTCGGAATCATGGTGACCTCAAGCGACATCGATGTCGCCTGCGAGGCCGCCGACCTGGATCATTTCCGCGACCGAGTCCTGACGGAGTTCCAGCAGTTGCCCGCATTCGCCGTCCGATCACTCTCCATCGGACAGCAGCCGACCTGCATCGCCAATTTCGAGTATCGGGGATGGCCCATCGAACTCTTCTGCCAGCAGATCCCCGTGCAGAGGCAGGCGGGTGTAAGACACTTTCTGATCGAGCAGCGGCTATTGAGATTGCACCCCGAGTTACGGCCGCTGATCCAGCAGGCGCCCGACAAGGGACAGAAAACCGAACCCGCCTTCGCCCAGGCCCTGGGCCTGACCGGCGACCCCTACGAGTCCCTGCTGCTGCTCGAGGACCTCAGCGACGAACAACTCGCCGCATGGATCATCACGAACGGTAGATAA
- the cas4 gene encoding CRISPR-associated protein Cas4: MVYFEDDLLPISALQHLLFCERQCALIHLERLWADNLFTAQGNHLHQKAHSGNPDSRRGVRTTRGLDLHSLTLGLAGQADVIEWEPPAGSRKKGQTLAQAIKSAAPADRIHWRVTPVEYKRGQPKKNDCDRVQVCAQAICLEEMLGVTIPTAMLFYGQQRRRVDVPCDDALRERTRTAAQRLHEMIRSRKTPPAVYEKKCDSCSLKSLCLPTATSRTHSAMDYLQRMLQYSEGTLSE, encoded by the coding sequence ATGGTCTATTTTGAAGATGATCTGCTGCCGATTTCGGCCTTGCAGCACCTGCTGTTTTGCGAACGGCAGTGTGCGCTGATCCACCTTGAACGGCTCTGGGCGGACAATCTGTTCACCGCTCAGGGGAATCATCTTCATCAGAAAGCTCATTCGGGAAATCCGGACTCTCGCCGTGGGGTCCGGACTACCCGCGGACTGGACTTACACAGCTTGACGCTGGGCCTGGCAGGTCAGGCGGATGTGATCGAATGGGAACCCCCTGCGGGGTCGCGCAAAAAAGGCCAGACGTTGGCACAGGCGATCAAGTCGGCCGCCCCTGCAGATCGGATCCACTGGCGAGTGACACCCGTCGAATACAAACGGGGCCAGCCCAAAAAAAATGATTGCGATCGAGTGCAGGTTTGTGCCCAGGCCATTTGCCTGGAAGAAATGCTGGGAGTCACCATCCCGACAGCCATGCTCTTTTATGGTCAACAGCGACGACGGGTCGACGTCCCCTGCGATGACGCCCTGAGAGAACGGACACGCACGGCCGCCCAGCGACTGCATGAGATGATCCGGAGCCGGAAGACTCCCCCTGCGGTCTACGAGAAGAAGTGCGACAGTTGCTCGTTAAAATCGTTGTGTCTGCCGACGGCGACATCCCGCACTCATTCCGCCATGGATTACCTGCAACGGATGCTGCAGTACAGCGAAGGGACACTTTCAGAGTGA
- the cas3 gene encoding CRISPR-associated helicase Cas3', which translates to MNHLDKKQRTYYGHSVQGDADTSRWELLSDHIQRVSDRCAAFAKSFQAENWGRLAGLWHDLGKYSDAFQDYLLTANGFEAHLEQFNRVDHSTAGAQLAAKQLGGNGQILAYVIAGHHAGLANASGGDSSLFERQRKKVPACVAVPDEILRPECDLEPLEMQASKDTRDILGFRYAFFTRMLFSCLVDADFLATEEFCDREKSERRASGHLPPFMTMQAALDAELEKKQFNAVPGTVSTCRQQILAACRDAAAKPPGMFSLTVPTGGGKTLSSLAFALEHAIQRGKSRIVYAIPFTSIIEQTADVFRQVFQSLSDEIVLEHHSNVDPEDQRESPRSRLATENWDAPLVVTTNVQLFESLFAAKTSRCRKLHNLVNSVIILDEAQTLPVDRLRPCLAALQELVRGYGCTIVLCTATQPAVHYRDQFTIGLPDVMEIIPEPAKLAAQMKRVQVRVIGEPCSRENKIVPGKITDQELVTRMEEQASFLTIVNTRAHAAKLFRELESSGNAEGLYHLSTLMCGQHRSDTIVQIRRRLQRRQTCRVISTQLIEAGVDVDFPVVFRALSGLDSIAQAAGRCNREGRSEIGTVFVFDPQEVTLQGYLRSTAMSASEIIPAFQEDVLSPDAIRAYFELHYWKRSGPNRWDKTPEAGVMKCFPCPTTEFSADFRNAADRFRLIEEQGQTVFVPYGCVGRDLIRRLRLDGPDRKLLRQLQRYSVTLYNNLYQAMAPDIEPIHGQYPALINGSAYDEKLGIRIDRPGYVEPSALIM; encoded by the coding sequence ATGAACCACCTGGATAAGAAACAGAGGACCTATTATGGGCATAGTGTTCAAGGTGACGCAGATACTTCCCGCTGGGAGCTACTAAGTGATCATATTCAGCGCGTGAGTGACCGTTGTGCTGCGTTCGCAAAGTCCTTTCAGGCGGAGAACTGGGGCCGGCTTGCCGGACTCTGGCATGATCTCGGAAAGTATAGCGATGCCTTCCAGGACTACTTACTCACCGCCAATGGCTTTGAAGCCCACCTTGAACAGTTCAACCGAGTTGACCATTCCACTGCGGGTGCCCAGCTCGCGGCGAAGCAGTTGGGCGGAAATGGCCAAATCCTCGCCTATGTGATCGCAGGACATCACGCTGGTCTGGCAAATGCCAGTGGCGGAGATTCCAGTCTGTTTGAGCGACAGAGAAAGAAGGTTCCCGCTTGTGTCGCTGTGCCAGATGAAATCCTCCGTCCTGAGTGCGACCTCGAACCGCTCGAAATGCAGGCTTCGAAGGACACCCGTGATATTCTAGGGTTCCGGTACGCGTTCTTTACACGCATGCTCTTTTCGTGTCTGGTTGATGCCGACTTTCTGGCCACCGAGGAATTTTGTGATCGGGAGAAATCGGAACGTCGTGCGTCAGGGCATCTGCCGCCGTTCATGACAATGCAGGCAGCGCTTGATGCGGAACTGGAAAAGAAGCAGTTCAATGCCGTACCAGGGACCGTCTCAACATGTCGGCAGCAGATTCTGGCAGCGTGCCGTGATGCAGCGGCGAAGCCCCCCGGAATGTTTTCTCTCACCGTTCCCACCGGGGGAGGCAAGACGTTGTCGTCGCTCGCTTTCGCCCTGGAACATGCGATCCAGCGCGGCAAGTCGAGAATCGTCTACGCCATTCCGTTTACGAGTATTATCGAGCAGACGGCAGATGTCTTCCGGCAGGTTTTCCAGTCGTTGAGCGACGAGATCGTTCTGGAGCACCATTCCAATGTGGATCCGGAGGATCAACGTGAATCGCCCCGCTCTCGCCTGGCGACCGAGAACTGGGATGCACCACTCGTCGTCACGACCAATGTTCAACTTTTCGAGTCACTGTTCGCCGCGAAAACGTCCCGCTGTCGCAAGCTGCACAATCTCGTCAACAGTGTCATCATCCTCGATGAAGCGCAGACGTTGCCAGTGGATCGGCTTCGGCCCTGTCTGGCAGCGCTGCAGGAGCTTGTCCGCGGCTACGGCTGCACGATTGTCTTATGTACCGCGACACAACCTGCCGTTCATTACCGGGACCAGTTCACGATTGGACTTCCCGACGTCATGGAAATCATCCCGGAACCTGCGAAGCTTGCAGCCCAGATGAAACGGGTTCAGGTTCGCGTCATTGGCGAACCGTGTTCTCGAGAAAACAAGATTGTTCCAGGTAAGATCACTGATCAGGAACTTGTCACACGGATGGAGGAACAGGCATCGTTCCTGACGATCGTCAACACGCGCGCCCATGCCGCCAAACTGTTCCGCGAGCTGGAATCAAGCGGGAACGCTGAGGGACTCTATCACCTCAGCACACTCATGTGCGGTCAGCATCGCTCCGACACGATTGTTCAGATCCGGCGGCGACTTCAACGCAGACAGACGTGCCGCGTCATCTCGACGCAACTGATCGAGGCGGGCGTCGATGTGGATTTCCCGGTCGTGTTTCGCGCGTTGTCGGGTCTCGATTCGATCGCTCAGGCGGCGGGTCGCTGTAACAGAGAAGGGAGATCCGAGATCGGAACTGTCTTTGTCTTCGACCCTCAGGAGGTGACTCTTCAGGGATACCTCCGTTCGACCGCGATGTCGGCGAGTGAAATTATTCCAGCCTTTCAAGAGGACGTTCTGAGTCCTGACGCCATACGCGCCTACTTTGAGCTTCATTACTGGAAACGCTCTGGACCGAACCGCTGGGACAAGACACCGGAAGCAGGGGTGATGAAGTGCTTCCCCTGTCCGACCACCGAATTTTCAGCCGACTTCCGCAATGCCGCAGATCGATTTCGACTGATTGAAGAGCAGGGACAGACGGTGTTCGTTCCCTATGGGTGCGTCGGCCGGGATCTCATCAGACGGCTGAGGCTGGATGGCCCGGATCGAAAACTCCTCCGCCAACTCCAACGCTATTCCGTCACGCTCTACAACAATTTGTATCAAGCGATGGCTCCCGACATTGAGCCGATTCATGGCCAGTACCCGGCACTGATTAATGGGAGTGCCTACGACGAGAAGCTGGGTATTCGCATCGACCGCCCGGGCTACGTGGAGCCATCGGCATTGATCATGTGA
- a CDS encoding efflux RND transporter permease subunit, whose protein sequence is MWIVRLALRKPYTFVVMSILIAILGIVTIARMPMDIFPEIQIPVVAVIWTYTGISPDEMETRVVGNYERVLVSTVSGIEHIESQSLNGISVVKIFLQEGANIDSAISQVVATSQQVLRSMPPGIFPPLVMRYNAANVPIVQVSLSSDVLNEQQLFDNATNGLRPGMATVPGAQVPYPYGGTVRQIMIDIDPEKLYAWNLSAADVSAAISVQNLIAPSGTAKIGEQEYNVRLNNSPTVVEEIANLPIKSVGTRTIFMRDVAHIRDGAAPQTNIIRVDGKRGVLQPVLKSGASTLEIVNGVKRRMPAILATLPDTLKATLLSDQSIFVSGAIHGVLMEGAIAAGLTGLMILLFLGSWRSTLVVVISIPLSILVSIMALSFLGHTLNVMTLGGLALAVGILVDDATVEIENIHRNLHLGKRLVPAILDGAQQIATPAFVATLCICIVFVPVVFITGAARSLFVPMAMAVVFAMLTSYFLSRTLVPTLTHYLLAGEVEMYGGKKEGASEDQEPPRFGLIWRVHHRFNHYFDKLRDFYGVCLLTALNHRALVAMAFLTLVAASSALLPMLGRDFFPSVDSGQMRMHVRAPAGTRIEETERWFGRIGDVVREIIPPDELETIIDNIGIPNSGINLALSDGSLMSAADGEMLITLHEHHAPTNEYIARLRRELNKRFPDLTFYFQPPDIVTQVLNFGLAAPIDVQIVGPRGNYEKNYQIAKQIRDRIAEIPGAVDAHLQQVIRTPELNIDADRTLLSQLGISARDLSNDMLVSLSSSGQAAPNFWLDPRTGVQYPLVVQAPQFRIDSVDAINSTPVSRSGDSTEAQLLGNLASVRHAFGPTNVTHYNIAQSFDVLAGVQGTDLGSVAAAIDRIVDEIRPTLPRGTTITVRGQVQSMMTSFRGLSYGLIFAVVLVYLLMVVNFQSWLDPFIILMALPGALSGILWMLFVTQTTISVPALMGSIMCIGVATANSILLVTFANDQQLAGMNSIDAAWSAGVTRLRPVIMTALAMVLGMLPMSLGIGEGGEQNAPLGRAVIGGLMMATFATLFFVPVVYSVLRRHPKKIELEPELMD, encoded by the coding sequence ATGTGGATCGTTCGTCTCGCTCTGCGTAAACCCTACACCTTCGTGGTGATGTCCATTCTGATCGCAATCCTTGGGATCGTGACGATCGCCCGGATGCCGATGGATATCTTTCCGGAAATCCAGATTCCTGTGGTGGCCGTCATCTGGACGTACACCGGGATCTCACCGGACGAAATGGAAACGCGCGTCGTGGGAAACTATGAGCGTGTGCTGGTGTCGACCGTCAGTGGCATCGAACACATTGAAAGCCAGTCCCTGAACGGCATCAGTGTGGTGAAGATCTTTCTCCAGGAAGGGGCGAATATCGACAGCGCCATCTCGCAGGTCGTCGCGACCTCGCAGCAGGTGCTCCGTTCGATGCCACCTGGCATCTTTCCCCCACTGGTCATGCGCTATAACGCGGCGAACGTGCCGATTGTGCAGGTCTCGCTGAGCAGCGATGTGCTGAACGAGCAGCAGCTCTTCGATAACGCCACCAACGGACTGCGTCCCGGGATGGCGACCGTGCCGGGTGCTCAGGTGCCGTATCCTTACGGGGGAACCGTAAGACAGATCATGATCGATATCGATCCTGAAAAGCTGTATGCGTGGAACCTGTCGGCCGCGGATGTCTCGGCAGCCATCTCGGTTCAGAACCTGATCGCTCCATCGGGAACGGCGAAGATTGGCGAACAGGAATATAATGTCCGGCTGAACAACAGTCCGACGGTGGTCGAAGAAATCGCGAACCTGCCGATCAAGTCGGTCGGCACACGCACCATCTTCATGCGGGACGTCGCCCATATTCGCGACGGGGCTGCTCCGCAAACCAACATCATCCGGGTCGATGGCAAGCGCGGGGTGCTGCAACCGGTGCTCAAGTCGGGTGCCTCGACGCTGGAAATTGTGAATGGCGTGAAACGGCGCATGCCCGCCATCCTCGCCACGTTGCCTGATACGCTGAAAGCGACATTACTCTCGGACCAGTCGATCTTCGTAAGTGGTGCGATTCACGGAGTGCTGATGGAAGGAGCCATCGCCGCAGGGCTGACAGGTCTGATGATCCTGTTATTCCTCGGTTCGTGGCGCAGTACTCTGGTCGTGGTGATCTCGATTCCGCTGTCGATCCTCGTCTCAATTATGGCATTGTCGTTCCTGGGGCACACACTGAACGTGATGACGCTGGGTGGTCTGGCTCTCGCGGTCGGTATTCTCGTCGATGATGCCACCGTGGAAATCGAGAATATCCACCGGAATCTCCATCTCGGAAAACGCCTGGTTCCGGCCATTCTTGACGGGGCCCAGCAGATCGCGACCCCGGCGTTTGTTGCAACGCTGTGTATCTGTATCGTGTTCGTCCCTGTGGTGTTCATCACCGGTGCGGCCCGCTCGCTCTTCGTCCCGATGGCGATGGCGGTGGTCTTCGCGATGCTGACCAGCTACTTCCTCAGCCGAACCCTCGTTCCGACGCTGACCCACTACCTGCTGGCTGGCGAAGTGGAAATGTACGGAGGCAAGAAAGAGGGGGCGTCAGAAGACCAGGAACCACCCAGGTTTGGTCTGATCTGGCGGGTGCACCACCGGTTCAACCACTACTTTGACAAGCTGCGCGATTTTTATGGAGTCTGCCTGCTGACGGCCCTCAACCACCGGGCTCTGGTCGCGATGGCGTTCCTGACACTGGTGGCGGCGTCGAGCGCGTTGCTGCCGATGCTCGGACGCGATTTCTTCCCCAGTGTCGATTCGGGACAGATGCGAATGCACGTGCGGGCCCCCGCGGGAACCCGTATTGAAGAGACGGAACGCTGGTTCGGGCGAATCGGTGACGTCGTACGTGAGATTATCCCTCCGGACGAACTGGAAACGATCATCGACAACATCGGCATACCGAACAGCGGGATCAATCTGGCGCTCAGTGACGGCTCGTTGATGTCGGCGGCGGATGGCGAGATGCTGATCACGCTGCACGAGCACCACGCGCCGACCAATGAATACATCGCCAGGCTGCGGCGTGAACTGAACAAGCGATTCCCCGACCTGACATTCTACTTTCAACCGCCGGACATCGTGACGCAGGTGCTGAACTTCGGTCTGGCAGCTCCGATCGATGTGCAGATCGTCGGGCCTCGGGGCAACTATGAAAAGAACTACCAGATCGCCAAGCAGATCCGGGACAGGATTGCCGAAATCCCCGGAGCGGTCGACGCTCACCTGCAGCAGGTCATCCGTACGCCGGAATTGAACATCGACGCCGACCGAACGCTGCTCAGTCAATTGGGTATTTCGGCCCGCGATCTGTCGAACGACATGCTGGTGTCGCTGAGTTCCAGCGGTCAGGCAGCCCCGAACTTCTGGCTCGACCCGAGGACCGGGGTGCAATATCCACTCGTGGTGCAGGCGCCTCAGTTCCGGATCGATTCGGTTGATGCCATTAACTCGACCCCCGTTTCCCGCAGTGGAGACAGCACCGAAGCCCAACTGCTGGGGAACCTGGCCAGCGTACGTCACGCGTTCGGTCCCACAAACGTCACCCATTACAACATCGCGCAGAGTTTCGACGTCCTGGCGGGAGTTCAGGGAACGGACCTGGGCAGCGTGGCGGCGGCGATCGACAGGATCGTGGACGAGATTCGTCCGACACTTCCCCGAGGGACAACGATTACCGTGCGAGGTCAGGTGCAAAGTATGATGACCTCGTTCCGAGGACTCAGCTACGGGCTGATCTTTGCCGTGGTACTGGTCTATCTGCTGATGGTGGTGAACTTTCAGTCCTGGCTCGATCCCTTCATCATTCTGATGGCTCTGCCAGGTGCACTCAGCGGCATCCTCTGGATGCTGTTCGTCACTCAGACCACGATCAGCGTTCCTGCGCTGATGGGGTCGATCATGTGTATCGGGGTCGCCACCGCTAACTCAATTCTGCTGGTGACGTTCGCGAACGATCAGCAGTTGGCAGGCATGAATTCGATTGATGCGGCGTGGTCTGCGGGAGTTACCCGACTGCGTCCCGTGATCATGACGGCGTTGGCGATGGTGTTAGGGATGTTGCCGATGTCGCTGGGGATCGGAGAAGGGGGGGAGCAGAACGCTCCACTGGGGCGGGCGGTGATCGGCGGCCTGATGATGGCGACGTTTGCCACCTTGTTCTTCGTCCCGGTCGTGTACAGCGTACTGAGACGGCACCCGAAAAAAATCGAACTGGAACCCGAACTGATGGACTGA